A section of the Streptomyces sp. CG1 genome encodes:
- the hisB gene encoding imidazoleglycerol-phosphate dehydratase HisB, whose translation MSRVGRMERTTKETSVLVEIDLDGTGRTDIATGVGFYDHMLDQLGRHGLFDLTVKTDGDLHIDSHHTIEDTALALGAAFKQALGDKVGIYRFGNCTVPLDESLAQVTVDLSGRPYLVHTEPENMAPMIGEYDTTMTRHILESFVAQAQIALHVHVPYGRNAHHIVECQFKALARALRYASERDPRAAGILPSTKGAL comes from the coding sequence ATGAGCCGCGTTGGACGCATGGAGCGCACCACGAAGGAGACCTCGGTCCTGGTCGAGATCGATCTCGACGGCACCGGCAGAACCGACATCGCCACCGGCGTCGGCTTCTACGACCACATGCTCGACCAGCTCGGCCGGCACGGTCTGTTCGACCTGACCGTGAAGACCGACGGTGATCTGCACATCGACTCCCACCACACCATCGAGGACACCGCCCTCGCGCTCGGCGCCGCCTTCAAGCAGGCGCTCGGCGACAAGGTGGGAATCTACCGATTCGGCAACTGCACGGTCCCGCTGGACGAGTCCCTCGCCCAGGTGACCGTGGACCTGTCCGGCCGCCCGTACCTCGTGCACACCGAGCCCGAGAACATGGCGCCGATGATCGGCGAGTACGACACGACGATGACCCGGCACATCCTGGAGTCCTTCGTCGCCCAGGCGCAGATCGCGCTGCACGTGCACGTGCCCTACGGGCGCAACGCGCACCACATCGTGGAGTGCCAGTTCAAGGCGCTGGCCCGGGCGCTGCGCTATGCCTCCGAGCGTGACCCGCGCGCGGCCGGCATCCTCCCCTCCACGAAGGGCGCGCTGTAA
- a CDS encoding oxidoreductase yields the protein MTEGTGVAAGDLPDELTAAEAGMWQAFRNGSVYDLSSGDTVVDDPHGGHPWGPERTVRARIVAWLLLDGPPALAGRVSSLKLTGVRITDTLDLAGGTVRPYIELRGCRFDDQVLLPEARFTTLRMVDCAVPRLEAARVHTEGDLHLPRCRFQNGVRLTDAHIGTDLMLNQAVVYRDRSGRSIAGDGLTVGQDLQAEMLESHGELRLRGAKVGVSLSLRGATLDNPYSRYALNAPQLTVERTLYLTPAGVGSPLLSGTTPARGTRIQRFECRGGLRLDDGRFGDAVDCERARFALGDDQELSLRRVHASELRFLGDMPQRGKVVLSGARIVSLVDRAASWPGPGNLHMGGFVYENLVPRGPFPLTGRLDWVAAATAEYAPEPYERLAAVLRAAGEDEDAREVLLAKQRRRRETLPLAGKFWGYVQDWTVAYGYRPGRAAVWMAVLWAAGTLAFAHADHPPLNHEGHPYWSPALFTLDLLLPVIDLGQTGQWQLRGGWQWLAATMILLGWILATTVAAGATRLLRRS from the coding sequence GTGACCGAGGGGACCGGTGTCGCCGCCGGGGACCTGCCGGACGAGCTGACCGCGGCCGAGGCGGGCATGTGGCAGGCCTTTCGCAACGGCAGTGTGTACGACCTGAGCAGCGGGGACACCGTCGTGGACGATCCGCACGGCGGACACCCCTGGGGCCCGGAGCGCACGGTGCGGGCCCGGATCGTGGCCTGGCTGCTGCTGGACGGGCCGCCCGCGCTCGCAGGCCGGGTGTCCTCGCTGAAACTGACCGGAGTGCGGATCACCGACACGCTGGACCTCGCGGGCGGCACGGTACGGCCGTACATCGAGCTGCGCGGCTGCCGCTTCGACGACCAGGTGCTGCTGCCGGAGGCCCGGTTCACGACCCTGCGGATGGTGGACTGCGCGGTGCCCCGGCTGGAGGCGGCCCGGGTGCACACCGAGGGCGATCTGCATCTGCCGCGGTGCCGCTTCCAGAACGGGGTGCGGCTGACGGACGCCCACATCGGCACCGATCTCATGCTCAACCAGGCGGTCGTGTACCGGGACCGCAGCGGGCGGTCGATCGCCGGGGACGGCCTGACCGTCGGCCAGGACCTGCAGGCGGAGATGCTGGAGTCGCACGGCGAGCTGCGGCTGCGCGGTGCCAAGGTCGGCGTGTCGCTCAGCCTGCGCGGCGCGACGCTGGACAACCCGTACTCCCGCTACGCCCTGAACGCACCCCAGCTGACGGTCGAGCGCACCCTGTACCTGACCCCGGCCGGCGTGGGCAGCCCGCTGCTGAGCGGCACCACACCGGCGCGCGGGACGCGGATCCAGCGGTTCGAGTGCCGGGGCGGGCTGCGCCTGGACGACGGGCGGTTCGGGGACGCCGTCGACTGCGAACGGGCCCGGTTCGCCCTCGGCGACGACCAGGAGCTGTCGCTGCGCCGGGTGCACGCATCGGAGCTGCGTTTCCTCGGGGACATGCCACAGCGCGGCAAGGTGGTGCTGTCCGGCGCGCGGATCGTCAGCCTGGTGGACCGGGCGGCGAGCTGGCCCGGCCCCGGCAATCTGCACATGGGCGGCTTCGTGTACGAGAACCTCGTCCCGCGCGGCCCGTTCCCGCTGACCGGCCGGCTGGACTGGGTGGCGGCGGCCACCGCCGAGTACGCCCCGGAGCCGTACGAGCGGCTGGCGGCGGTGCTGCGGGCGGCCGGGGAGGACGAGGACGCGCGCGAGGTACTGCTCGCCAAGCAGCGCCGGCGCCGCGAGACGCTGCCGCTGGCCGGCAAGTTCTGGGGGTATGTCCAGGACTGGACGGTGGCCTACGGCTACCGGCCGGGCCGGGCCGCGGTGTGGATGGCGGTGCTGTGGGCCGCGGGCACCCTGGCGTTCGCGCACGCGGACCATCCGCCGTTGAACCACGAGGGCCATCCGTACTGGAGCCCGGCCCTGTTCACCCTGGACCTGCTGCTGCCGGTCATCGACCTGGGCCAGACCGGCCAGTGGCAGTTGCGCGGCGGCTGGCAGTGGCTGGCGGCCACGATGATCCTGCTCGGCTGGATCCTGGCGACGACGGTGGCAGCGGGGGCGACACGGTTGCTGCGGCGGAGCTGA
- the hisD gene encoding histidinol dehydrogenase, with translation MISRIDLRGDALPEGPALRDLLPRADFDVQAALEKVRPICEAVHHRGDAALIDFAEKFDGVRLESVRVPAQALTDALEALDPAVRAALEESIRRARLVHREQRRDTHTTQVVPGGSVTEKWVPVERVGLYAPGGRSVYPSSVIMNAVPAQEAGVESIALASPPQAEFGGLPHPTILAACALLGVDEVYAAGGATAVAMFAYGTESCPPATMVTGPGNIWVAAAKRFFTGRIGIDAEAGPTEIAILADDTADPVHVASDLISQAEHDPLAAAVLVTDSVGLADAVEKELEPQVAATRHIEDRIVPALKGRQSAIVLVDGLEEGLRVVDAYGAEHLEIQTADAPAVADRVRNAGAIFIGPWAPVSLGDYAAGSNHVLPTGGCACHSSGLSVQSFLRGIHIVDYTKDALADVAHHVVTLAEAEDLPAHGAAIKARFGWKVPTSK, from the coding sequence GTGATCTCCCGAATCGATCTGCGCGGCGACGCCCTTCCCGAGGGCCCGGCCCTGCGCGACCTGCTGCCCCGAGCCGACTTCGACGTTCAGGCCGCCCTGGAGAAGGTGCGCCCGATCTGCGAGGCCGTGCATCATCGTGGCGACGCGGCGCTGATCGACTTCGCCGAGAAGTTCGACGGAGTACGGCTGGAATCCGTCCGTGTGCCGGCCCAGGCGCTCACCGACGCGCTCGAGGCCCTCGACCCGGCCGTTCGTGCCGCGCTGGAGGAGTCCATCCGCCGCGCCCGCCTGGTCCACCGTGAGCAGCGCCGCGACACGCACACCACCCAGGTGGTGCCGGGCGGCTCGGTCACCGAGAAGTGGGTGCCGGTCGAGCGCGTGGGGCTGTACGCGCCGGGCGGCCGCTCCGTCTACCCATCATCCGTGATCATGAACGCCGTGCCGGCGCAGGAGGCCGGCGTCGAGTCGATCGCGCTCGCCTCGCCGCCGCAGGCCGAATTCGGGGGGCTCCCGCACCCGACGATCCTCGCCGCCTGCGCGCTGCTCGGCGTGGACGAGGTCTACGCGGCCGGCGGCGCCACGGCGGTCGCGATGTTCGCGTACGGTACCGAGTCCTGTCCGCCCGCCACCATGGTCACCGGCCCGGGCAACATCTGGGTCGCGGCTGCCAAGCGCTTCTTCACCGGCAGGATCGGCATCGACGCCGAGGCCGGTCCGACCGAGATCGCGATCCTCGCGGACGACACCGCCGACCCGGTGCACGTCGCCTCGGACCTGATCAGCCAGGCCGAGCACGACCCGCTGGCGGCGGCCGTGCTGGTCACCGACTCCGTCGGGCTGGCGGACGCGGTGGAGAAGGAGTTGGAGCCGCAGGTCGCGGCGACCAGGCACATCGAGGACCGGATCGTGCCCGCGCTGAAGGGCCGGCAGTCCGCGATCGTCCTCGTGGACGGCCTGGAGGAGGGCCTGCGGGTGGTCGACGCGTACGGCGCCGAGCACCTGGAGATCCAGACCGCCGACGCGCCCGCGGTGGCCGACCGGGTGCGCAACGCGGGCGCGATCTTCATCGGCCCCTGGGCCCCCGTGTCGCTCGGCGACTACGCGGCCGGGTCCAACCACGTCCTGCCCACCGGCGGCTGCGCCTGCCACTCCTCGGGCCTGTCCGTCCAGTCCTTCCTGCGCGGCATCCACATCGTGGACTACACGAAGGACGCGCTGGCCGACGTCGCCCATCACGTGGTGACGCTGGCGGAGGCGGAGGACCTGCCGGCGCACGGCGCGGCGATCAAGGCGAGGTTCGGCTGGAAGGTACCGACGAGCAAGTGA
- a CDS encoding histidinol-phosphate transaminase: MSRWDELPIRDELRGKSPYGAPQLDVPVRLNTNENPYPLPEPLVERITERVREAARDLNRYPDRDAVQLRTELAAYLTKTGKHPLGIENVWAANGSNEVIQQLLQTFGGPGRTAIGFEPSYSMHALIARGTGTGWISGPRNEDFTIDLAAAVEAIAEHRPDVVFITTPNNPTGNAVPPETVLALYEAAQAAKPSMVIVDEAYIEFSHGDSLLPLLEGRPHLVISRTMSKAFGAAGLRLGYLAADPAVVDAVQLVRLPYHLSAITQATALAALEHTDTLLKYVEQLKAERDRLVAELRAIGYDVIESDANFVQFGRFENSHKAWQKILDRGVLVRDNGVPGWLRVSAGTPEENDAFLDAVREVLCLVGDTPTPPKELEA, encoded by the coding sequence CTGTCCCGTTGGGACGAGCTCCCCATCCGTGACGAGCTGCGCGGCAAGTCCCCTTACGGCGCGCCCCAGTTGGACGTCCCCGTACGGCTGAACACCAACGAGAACCCCTACCCGCTGCCCGAGCCGCTGGTCGAGCGGATCACGGAGCGGGTCCGGGAGGCCGCCCGCGACCTGAACCGCTACCCCGACCGGGACGCGGTCCAGCTGCGCACGGAGCTGGCCGCATACCTGACGAAGACCGGCAAGCACCCCCTCGGCATCGAGAACGTGTGGGCCGCCAACGGCTCCAACGAGGTCATCCAGCAGCTGCTGCAGACCTTCGGCGGACCGGGCCGTACGGCGATCGGCTTCGAGCCGTCGTACTCGATGCACGCGCTCATCGCGCGCGGGACGGGCACCGGCTGGATCTCGGGTCCGCGCAACGAGGACTTCACGATCGACCTCGCGGCGGCCGTCGAGGCGATCGCCGAGCACCGGCCGGACGTCGTCTTCATCACCACCCCCAACAACCCCACGGGCAACGCGGTTCCGCCCGAGACCGTCCTCGCGCTGTACGAGGCGGCGCAGGCGGCCAAGCCGTCGATGGTGATCGTGGACGAGGCGTACATCGAGTTCAGCCACGGCGACTCGCTGCTGCCGCTGCTCGAAGGCCGCCCGCACCTGGTGATCTCGCGCACGATGTCGAAGGCGTTCGGCGCGGCGGGCCTGCGGCTCGGCTATCTCGCCGCCGACCCGGCGGTCGTGGACGCCGTCCAGCTCGTCCGGCTGCCGTACCACCTGTCGGCCATCACCCAGGCGACCGCGCTGGCCGCCCTGGAGCACACCGACACGCTGCTGAAGTACGTCGAGCAGCTGAAGGCGGAGCGGGACCGGCTGGTCGCCGAGCTGCGTGCGATCGGCTACGACGTCATCGAGTCCGACGCCAACTTCGTGCAGTTCGGCCGGTTCGAGAACTCCCACAAGGCCTGGCAGAAGATCCTCGACCGGGGCGTCCTGGTCCGGGACAACGGCGTACCGGGGTGGCTGCGGGTGTCCGCCGGAACCCCGGAGGAGAACGACGCGTTCCTCGACGCGGTCCGTGAAGTGCTGTGTTTGGTGGGGGACACCCCCACGCCCCCGAAGGAGCTTGAGGCATGA